From Streptomyces qinzhouensis, one genomic window encodes:
- a CDS encoding NAD(P)/FAD-dependent oxidoreductase, whose protein sequence is MSTERPLPRIDGSVRRVVVVGASLAGLRAAEALRDSGFDGRLTLVGEEAEFPYDRPPLSKQVLLGEAAAHDAGLPAHRPVDAEWRLGVRAAGVDPLHRQVLLADGDRLPYDRLLIATGTRARPWPVPEEAALDGVLTLRTAQDAAGLVARLDAGPRRVLVIGAGFTGSEIASACRERGLGVTVVERGPAPLVGALGGVLGKFAAEVQRAHGVDLRCGVTVTALEGSRGRLVGARLSDGSRVAADIAVVCLGAVRNTEWLDGSGLAAGPRGVACDAGCRAFDMYGIVTDEVFVAGDVARFPHPLFGYQMLSLEHWGNAVAQAEVAAHNMVSPGPRRRPHLTVPAFWSAQFGLNIKSVGVPTYSDRVVIAQGSPEEGRMVAVYGYRGRVTAAVAVNRAKWLEHYLRMIETAAPFPPPPGAADRSGEPVPVPSDVPDPRLLSHGPTVALTGHHPDRHITVVRAE, encoded by the coding sequence ATGTCGACTGAGCGCCCGCTGCCCCGGATCGACGGCTCCGTACGGCGCGTGGTCGTCGTCGGCGCCTCCCTCGCCGGACTGCGGGCGGCCGAGGCGCTGCGGGACAGCGGTTTCGACGGGCGGCTCACGCTCGTCGGGGAGGAGGCGGAGTTCCCGTACGACCGCCCTCCGCTCTCCAAACAGGTCCTCCTCGGTGAGGCCGCGGCACATGACGCGGGGCTGCCCGCACACCGGCCCGTCGACGCGGAGTGGCGGCTCGGGGTGCGGGCCGCCGGAGTGGATCCCCTGCACCGGCAGGTGCTGCTCGCCGACGGCGACCGGCTGCCCTACGACCGGCTGCTGATCGCGACGGGGACCCGGGCCCGCCCCTGGCCGGTCCCCGAGGAGGCCGCGCTCGACGGAGTGCTCACCCTGCGGACCGCACAGGACGCCGCGGGGCTCGTGGCCCGGCTGGACGCCGGGCCGCGCCGGGTGCTGGTGATCGGGGCCGGGTTCACCGGGTCCGAGATCGCCTCGGCGTGCCGGGAGCGCGGTCTCGGCGTCACCGTCGTGGAGCGGGGTCCGGCGCCCTTGGTCGGTGCCCTGGGCGGGGTGCTGGGGAAGTTCGCGGCCGAGGTGCAGCGGGCCCACGGCGTCGACCTCCGGTGCGGGGTGACCGTCACCGCGCTGGAGGGGAGCCGCGGCCGGCTCGTCGGCGCCCGGCTCTCCGACGGCTCCCGGGTCGCGGCGGACATCGCGGTGGTCTGTCTGGGCGCGGTACGGAACACGGAGTGGCTCGACGGCTCCGGACTGGCGGCCGGCCCGAGGGGCGTGGCCTGCGACGCGGGCTGCCGGGCCTTCGACATGTACGGCATCGTCACGGACGAGGTGTTCGTCGCCGGTGACGTGGCCCGGTTCCCGCATCCGCTGTTCGGGTACCAGATGCTGTCGCTGGAGCACTGGGGCAACGCCGTCGCCCAGGCCGAGGTGGCGGCGCACAACATGGTGAGCCCGGGGCCGCGCCGCCGCCCCCATCTGACGGTGCCCGCTTTCTGGTCGGCCCAGTTCGGGCTGAACATCAAGTCCGTCGGGGTACCGACGTACTCGGACCGGGTCGTGATCGCCCAGGGGTCGCCGGAGGAGGGCCGGATGGTCGCGGTCTACGGCTACCGGGGACGGGTCACGGCGGCGGTCGCCGTCAACCGTGCCAAATGGCTGGAGCACTATCTGCGCATGATCGAGACCGCGGCGCCGTTCCCGCCCCCGCCGGGCGCCGCCGACCGGTCCGGGGAACCGGTGCCCGTACCGTCCGACGTACCCGATCCGCGTCTGCTGTCCCACGGCCCGACGGTCGCCCTCACCGGGCACCATCCGGACCGGCACATCACCGTGGTCCGGGCGGAATGA
- a CDS encoding L,D-transpeptidase family protein: MNPTPDSLRTRRAALALGAAALLSACSAAEEKGRSGDRNPPAPGAATPDSEPGPATPDGAPSPVARRPAEIPGLGPRTRATIGARTRQVLVVTGESADSNVCRAVLYERRPGAGWRPASAVWPARNGHKGWSGHHVMGDLRSPIGTFTLTDAGGRLADPGTELPYHRDPIYTLGGRNFEGEPKAGAFDYVLAIDYNRYPGRTPSDWGRPLGTRRGGGIWVHIGHGGGTEGCVGLPRDRMRELLRTLRRAARPMIVMGPADALTR, translated from the coding sequence ATGAACCCGACACCCGATTCCCTCCGCACCCGCCGCGCCGCGCTCGCACTCGGCGCGGCGGCGCTCCTGTCCGCCTGCTCGGCGGCGGAGGAGAAGGGCCGCTCCGGCGACCGGAATCCACCCGCACCCGGAGCCGCGACACCGGACAGCGAGCCGGGACCCGCGACACCGGACGGCGCGCCCTCGCCCGTGGCCCGGCGCCCGGCGGAGATACCCGGCCTCGGCCCCCGCACCCGGGCGACCATCGGCGCCCGTACCCGCCAGGTCCTGGTGGTCACCGGCGAATCCGCCGACTCCAATGTCTGCCGGGCCGTCCTCTACGAGCGCCGTCCCGGCGCCGGCTGGCGCCCCGCCTCCGCCGTCTGGCCCGCCCGCAACGGCCACAAGGGGTGGAGCGGCCACCATGTCATGGGCGATCTCCGCAGCCCGATCGGCACCTTCACCCTCACCGACGCGGGCGGCAGACTGGCCGACCCCGGCACCGAACTCCCGTACCACCGCGACCCGATCTACACCCTCGGCGGCCGGAACTTCGAGGGCGAACCCAAGGCCGGCGCCTTCGACTACGTCCTCGCCATCGACTACAACCGCTACCCCGGCCGGACCCCCTCGGACTGGGGACGCCCCCTCGGCACCCGCCGGGGCGGCGGGATCTGGGTGCACATCGGCCACGGCGGCGGCACCGAGGGCTGCGTGGGCCTGCCGCGCGACCGGATGAGGGAACTCCTGCGCACTCTGCGCCGCGCCGCCCGGCCGATGATCGTGATGGGCCCCGCCGACGCCCTGACCCGCTGA
- a CDS encoding ferredoxin, protein MRIVVDLNRCQGYAQCAFLAPEVFFLRGDEALGYRPRVSDDQRERVGRAVAACPVQAISAGPAAGADVD, encoded by the coding sequence ATGCGGATCGTGGTGGATCTGAACCGGTGCCAGGGGTACGCCCAGTGCGCCTTCCTCGCCCCTGAGGTCTTCTTCCTCCGCGGTGACGAGGCCCTCGGCTATCGCCCCCGGGTCTCCGACGACCAGCGGGAACGGGTCGGCCGGGCGGTGGCCGCCTGTCCGGTGCAGGCGATCTCGGCCGGGCCCGCGGCGGGTGCGGATGTCGACTGA
- a CDS encoding cytochrome P450, whose protein sequence is MSTETLFRRITDYAARPDPYPLYAELREHGVARQEDGSYLVGTYDEVVQLLHDPRISSDAHSRADVDEELLRAEADGMTPAFIGLDDPEHERLRGIAMRPFGPPHSPGRIDALQDDIARIAQELIDGFDGREEVDLVDDFAYPLPVTVIGRLLGIPSGDMGQLRRWTDIVIASLDFDPGEDPAVKRRRGREAGREMADYLGDLAASRRDHPSDDLLSALVGDPGPEGAFRHEELKSTAALLLIAGHETTVNLITNGALTLMRHPEAAARLRNDPGLMPSAVEELLRYEPPVQLLPQRSPLTDIEVAGVTVPRGAPLILVLAAANRDPLRFPEPDRFDPARRDNQHLGFGSGIHSCFGAPLARVEARIALTALLARIGADAHPVEDPPPYRRSPVLRGPRHLLVRH, encoded by the coding sequence GTGTCGACCGAGACTCTGTTCCGGCGGATCACCGACTATGCCGCCCGCCCGGACCCCTATCCGCTCTACGCCGAACTCCGTGAGCACGGCGTGGCCCGCCAGGAGGACGGTTCGTATCTCGTGGGCACCTACGACGAAGTCGTGCAGCTGCTCCACGATCCCCGGATCAGCTCCGACGCCCACAGCCGCGCCGATGTGGACGAGGAGCTGCTGAGGGCGGAGGCGGACGGTATGACGCCCGCTTTCATCGGGCTCGACGACCCCGAGCACGAACGGCTCCGCGGGATCGCGATGCGTCCGTTCGGGCCGCCCCACTCACCCGGCCGGATCGACGCGCTCCAGGACGACATCGCCCGGATCGCCCAGGAGCTGATCGACGGCTTCGACGGCAGGGAAGAGGTCGATCTCGTCGACGACTTCGCCTATCCGCTGCCCGTCACGGTGATCGGACGGCTGCTGGGCATCCCGTCCGGGGACATGGGACAGCTCCGGCGGTGGACCGATATCGTGATCGCGAGCCTGGACTTCGACCCGGGCGAGGATCCCGCCGTCAAACGGCGCCGCGGCCGGGAAGCGGGCCGCGAGATGGCGGACTACCTGGGCGATCTCGCCGCGTCCCGGCGCGACCACCCGTCGGACGATCTGCTGTCCGCGCTGGTCGGCGACCCCGGTCCGGAGGGGGCGTTCCGCCACGAGGAGCTGAAGTCCACCGCCGCCCTGCTGCTGATCGCGGGGCACGAGACGACCGTCAACCTGATCACCAACGGGGCGCTGACGCTGATGCGGCATCCGGAGGCGGCGGCCCGGCTGCGGAACGACCCCGGTCTGATGCCCTCGGCGGTGGAGGAGCTCCTGCGGTACGAGCCGCCGGTGCAGCTGCTCCCCCAGCGCAGTCCGCTGACGGACATCGAGGTGGCGGGGGTGACCGTGCCCCGGGGAGCGCCGCTGATCCTGGTGCTGGCCGCGGCCAACCGCGATCCGCTGCGGTTCCCCGAGCCCGACCGGTTCGACCCGGCCCGCCGGGACAATCAGCATCTGGGTTTCGGCAGCGGGATCCACAGCTGCTTCGGGGCGCCGCTGGCCCGGGTGGAGGCCCGCATCGCGCTGACCGCGCTGCTGGCCAGGATCGGTGCGGACGCCCACCCGGTCGAGGACCCTCCACCGTACCGGCGGAGCCCGGTTCTGCGCGGTCCGCGGCATCTGCTGGTCCGGCACTGA
- a CDS encoding thiopeptide-type bacteriocin biosynthesis protein, with protein MPDAEYPEDRWVQVNLTTPYPLPSRLYGRIADLAGELLQGQGPACEFFFMHKPPGLRIRFQAGRLGDVPGLRAELLDRTAEFGDVVATVYEPEAYLFGGHAAMPYVHRLFTADALAWLDCHRQGATRQPLATWRISLLLLRELLDGLRVVGWEHRGVWDVVRSETGRALEPSPGDRGRLRAEQGIRDWWGRPRENALAALPEEWRPRIAAHGEAVRRAAEAWRTGYFEAGQAVRGPRRAAAYAVIFHWNRAALPATRQCLLTEALASDGVV; from the coding sequence ATGCCGGATGCCGAGTACCCCGAGGACCGCTGGGTCCAGGTCAACCTCACCACCCCCTACCCCCTCCCGTCCCGGCTCTACGGCCGAATCGCCGACCTCGCCGGGGAGTTGCTCCAAGGCCAAGGGCCCGCGTGCGAGTTCTTCTTCATGCACAAGCCGCCCGGGCTCCGGATCCGGTTTCAGGCCGGGCGACTCGGCGACGTGCCCGGACTCCGGGCCGAACTGCTCGACCGCACCGCGGAGTTCGGGGATGTCGTCGCCACCGTGTACGAGCCCGAGGCGTATCTCTTCGGCGGGCACGCCGCCATGCCCTACGTACACCGGCTGTTCACCGCAGACGCGCTCGCCTGGCTCGACTGCCACCGGCAGGGCGCCACCCGGCAGCCGCTCGCGACTTGGCGGATCTCCCTCCTCCTGCTGCGGGAACTCCTCGACGGGCTCCGCGTCGTGGGGTGGGAGCACCGAGGGGTGTGGGACGTCGTCCGGAGCGAGACCGGGCGGGCCCTGGAGCCAAGCCCCGGGGACCGCGGGCGGCTCCGGGCCGAGCAGGGGATCCGGGACTGGTGGGGGCGGCCCCGGGAGAACGCGCTCGCCGCGCTGCCCGAGGAGTGGCGGCCCCGGATCGCCGCCCACGGCGAAGCCGTCCGCCGGGCCGCCGAGGCCTGGCGGACCGGCTACTTCGAGGCCGGGCAGGCCGTCCGCGGACCCCGCCGTGCCGCCGCCTACGCCGTGATCTTCCACTGGAACCGGGCCGCGCTGCCCGCCACCCGGCAGTGTCTGCTGACCGAGGCACTCGCCTCCGACGGGGTGGTGTGA